One Rosa chinensis cultivar Old Blush chromosome 5, RchiOBHm-V2, whole genome shotgun sequence genomic region harbors:
- the LOC112201565 gene encoding uncharacterized protein LOC112201565, whose amino-acid sequence MRTTTMKESLDRSELRRMQREQERERRRIRDRQRRQSMTVEQRERHLARRRRNYQLRRLRAENAKVDFQSNQISNEQHEAVSDVQEVTQGENLSIQSLQYSECLDGVACKGSNLNVQRLRLSHVRRLARSGSRLGCEVIADHQIGGEVVVKGDANNTSCFQIGDFDSGRLPNGLRLNRVKRLARAINTASNEASVNGQVIGKNTMDQNHSQGESQGIGNDSSNLDKLSLAEVKLKDLTWTDKHPAWANVES is encoded by the exons ATGCGAACAACAACAATGAAGGAGTCGTTAGATAGATCAGAGTTGCGGAGAATGCAAAGAGAGCAAGAGCGCGAACGACGTCGTATCAGGGACCGGCAGAGACGGCAGTCCATGACGGTTGAACAGAGAGAACGACATCTGGCTCGGCGTCGTAGGAACTATCAGCTCAGAAGACTGAGAGCTGAAAATGCCAAGGTGGATTTCCAATCGAATCAAATCAGCAATGAACAACATGAAGCAGTGAGTGATGTTCAAGAAGTTACTCAGGGTGAAAACTTGAGCATACAGTCTTTGCAGTACTCCGAGT GTTTGGATGGCGTGGCTTGTAAAGGTTCTAATTTGAACGTCCAACGGTTGCGGTTGAGTCATGTAAGGCGGCTTGCACGATCAGGGAGTCGTTTAGGGTGTGAGGTTATTGCTGATCACCAAATTGGAGGAGAGGTGGTAGTAAAGGGTGATGCCAATAATACGTCTT GTTTCCAAATTGGAGATTTTGATTCTGGTAGATTGCCAAATGGACTACGTTTGAATCGTGTTAAGCGGCTTGCACGGGCAATAAATACTGCTTCGAATGAGGCTTCTGTTAATGGTCAAGTAATAGGAAAAAATACGA TGGATCAGAATCATTCCCAGGGAGAAAGTCAAGGGATTGGTAATGACAGCTCTAATTTGGACAAACTATCGCTTGCAGAGGTGAAGTTGAAGGACCTAACATGGACG GATAAACACCCAGCATGGGCTAATGTTGAGAGTTAA
- the LOC112201564 gene encoding pumilio homolog 12, translated as MSISMSVSGGTSPCGPLNPKKTWVDSSFQEEDLCLYFGKFRVNMDDSKDTNSSSPVSSSDVPPTKPQQQSEAYCYPKHEIGFEKANSVPIPLYSQDIWRGQSDNAAGQLLGSNNLNGQVLTRNGNPRLDAYAGFQSHEVAEKSGMYSNNNWYRSSGILNDMGNQSSFGNDSMLGSSYIAQTAMTQYGSQYLLDSLLTRDPVVTNFIFEGVFDFLFKVMNDSNGHHLFGKLVQSCSDNQLGLIVAKITLNVQWLINISVGRYGSKSVQRLIKVLEKSPLIDIVIAALSCGFEELMTNRSGSFVILKCLNLLDTEKNQKLYEAAVNLCIPLAQNEKGCIYLNEFITNSKAPYRETLMGVISSKSKFLSQDPSGNFVVQHILGLHNPIYGERICLELRELYIQLSLQKGGSHVVEKCLNSSGMVHVVSVLLKYEKLWQVARDQYGNYVIQTALKTTKRANSPLHQMLISKLVQNRNELVIGFGRKVLGLIDNGIPLDQV; from the exons ATGTCGATTTCGATGTCGGTTTCAGGTGGCACTAGTCCTTGTGGACCTCTCAACCCCAAAAAAACTTGGGTGGATTCCTCGTTTCAAGAAGAAGACCTTTGCCTTTATTTCGGTAAGTTTCGGGTAAACATGGACGACTCTAAAGACACCAACTCTTCTTCTCCAGTTTCGTCTTCTGATGTCCCTCCAACCAAACCCCAACAACAATCAGAGGCTTATTGTTATCCCAAACATGAAATCGGGTTCGAAAAGGCTAACTCTGTTCCAATTCCATTATATTCACAAGATATTTGGAGAGGTCAAAGTGACAACGCTGCAG GACaacttttgggttcaaacaaccTGAATGGGCAAGTTTTGACAAGGAATGGGAACCCTAGACTAGATGCATATGCTGGTTTTCAATCTCATGAAGTGGCTGAGAAGAGTGGAATGTATTCAAATAATAATTGGTATCGAAGTTCAGGAATATTGAATGACATGGGGAACCAATCAAGCTTTGGCAATGACTCGATGCTGGGAAGTAGCTATATAGCTCAAACGGCTATGACTCAATATGGCTCACAGTACTTGCTAGATAGCTTGTTGACTAGGGACCCCGTAGTTACAAATTTTATATTTGAAGGTGTTTTCGATTTCCTATTCAAGGTGATGAATGATTCAAATGGACATCATCTTTTTGGGAAGCTAGTTCAGTCATGCAGCGATAACCAGTTAGGCCTCATTGTAGCAAAGATAACTTTGAATGTCCAATGGCTTATCAACATATCAGTCGGCAGATATGG CTCAAAATCGGTTCAGAGGCTGATCAAGGTGCTTGAGAAATCACCCTTGATTGACATTGTCATAGCAGCCCTATCCTGTGGATTTGAAGAACTGATGACCAATCGCTCAGGATCCTTTGTTATATTGAAGTGCTTAAACCTCCTCGATACTGAGAAAAATCAG AAACTATATGAAGCTGCTGTAAATCTTTGCATCCCATTGGCTCAAAATGAAAAGGGATGTATATACTTGAATGAGTTCATCACGAACAGTAAAGCTCCATATAGAGAGACACTCATGGGTGTGATCTCAAGCAAATCAAAATTCCTTTCTCAGGATCCTTCAGG GAACTTTGTTGTTCAGCACATCCTCGGACTTCACAATCCCATTTACGGTGAGCGCATATGTTTGGAGCTGAGAGAACTTTATATACAGCTCTCGCTACAAAAAGGTGGCAGTCACGTTGTGGAGAAGTGCTTAAACTCATCCGGGATGGTTCATGTGGTAAGTGTTCTTCTCAAGTATGAAAAACTTTGGCAAGTTGCGCGGGATCAATATGGAAACTACGTGATCCAAACAGCATTGAAGACCACAAAACGGGCGAATAGTCCCcttcatcaaatgcttataTCGAAGCTCGTACAGAATCGGAATGAACTTGTGATTGGATTTGGAAGGAAAGTGCTTGGTTTGATTGACAATGGGATCCCACTAGACCAAGTGTGA